The genomic window GGTTGCCGAGATGAACTCGATAATCGAGCTGTGTGGGCGCTGGAATGTGCCCGTTGTGGAGGATGCCGCCTGCGCGCTCGGGGCTACGCTCGATGGGCGGCAGGCTGGCTCGTGGGGTTCGATGGCGTGTTTCAGTTTTCACCCGCGCAAGGCGATCACCACCGGCGAGGGCGGAATGGTGACGACGAACGACGACGCACTCGCCCGCCGCATCCGTGCATTGCGCAATCACGGCCAGGATCCCAGTTCGACGCAACCGGACTTTGTGATGCCCGGATACAACTATCGCCTCACCGAGTTTCAGGCCGCTCTGGGGCTGACGCAGATGTCAAAACTGGAGCGAATTGTGGACGCCCGGCGCGCAGCGGCCGCGCGCTATGACGCGCTGCTCGAGAGAACCGGTCTGGAGAAACCTTTCGTCATGTCGGGAGCCGGGCATGTGTACCAGTCGTACGTCACTCTCCTGCCAGCGGAGCTGGCGCTCCGTCGAGCGGAAATAATAAAAGCGGCAAAAGAGGCTGGGGTCGAAGGTCAGATCGGCACCATTCACATGCCACTGACGACTTTCTACCGGAAAAAATATGGGCATCAGGAGGGGGAGTTTCCGGTGACCGACGCTGTCGCTGCGCGCACGCTGACTCTGCCGCTATTCGAAGCAATCACGTTCGAGCAGCAGAAATCCGTTGTGGACGTCATCCAGGGCCTTGTCGGCTAGCATGCCCCGCCCGCCTTCGCTCTACCGCTCAGAGGGTTCCGGGTCTCCGGATGACGCGAAGTT from Gemmatimonadaceae bacterium includes these protein-coding regions:
- a CDS encoding DegT/DnrJ/EryC1/StrS family aminotransferase, giving the protein MIRLAIPSIEEDDLHAVREVLASGMLIQGPRVEAFEKVVAERVGATHAVAVSNCTCALHLALAALDVRPGDLCVVTAYSWITTANVIELCGASPVFVDIDPKTFNIDLNQLESVLSGLMLSANSAGRVKAVLPVHTFGQVAEMNSIIELCGRWNVPVVEDAACALGATLDGRQAGSWGSMACFSFHPRKAITTGEGGMVTTNDDALARRIRALRNHGQDPSSTQPDFVMPGYNYRLTEFQAALGLTQMSKLERIVDARRAAAARYDALLERTGLEKPFVMSGAGHVYQSYVTLLPAELALRRAEIIKAAKEAGVEGQIGTIHMPLTTFYRKKYGHQEGEFPVTDAVAARTLTLPLFEAITFEQQKSVVDVIQGLVG